A genomic region of Ewingella sp. CoE-038-23 contains the following coding sequences:
- the trmB gene encoding tRNA (guanosine(46)-N7)-methyltransferase TrmB yields MKNDVISPEFDENGRAMRRIRSFVRRQGRLTKGQQHALDNIWPVMGVEYQAEVLDIDALFGRAAPTVLEIGFGMGTSLVTMAQQNPEQNFIGIEVHSPGVGACLMTAQEEGVSNLRVMCHDAVEVLEKMIPNGSLDMVQLFFPDPWHKARHNKRRIVQPAFVELLRSKLKVGGVFHMATDWEPYAEHMLEVMTSLEDWKNLSQDNNYVPRPESRPVTKFEMRGQRLGHGVWDLMFERKQ; encoded by the coding sequence ATGAAAAACGACGTCATTTCACCGGAGTTCGATGAGAACGGTCGCGCCATGCGCCGTATTCGCAGTTTTGTCCGCCGCCAGGGCCGCCTGACTAAAGGCCAGCAACACGCGCTCGACAATATCTGGCCGGTAATGGGCGTTGAATATCAGGCAGAAGTTCTGGATATCGATGCGCTGTTTGGCCGCGCCGCGCCAACCGTGTTAGAAATCGGTTTCGGCATGGGTACCTCCCTGGTCACCATGGCGCAGCAAAATCCTGAGCAGAACTTTATCGGCATTGAAGTCCACTCACCGGGCGTGGGCGCATGTTTGATGACGGCTCAGGAAGAAGGGGTCAGCAACCTGCGCGTGATGTGTCACGACGCGGTTGAAGTGTTGGAAAAGATGATCCCGAATGGCTCACTGGACATGGTGCAGCTATTCTTTCCTGACCCATGGCACAAAGCGCGTCATAATAAGCGCCGTATCGTGCAACCAGCCTTCGTTGAGCTGCTGCGTAGCAAATTAAAAGTCGGGGGCGTATTCCACATGGCGACCGACTGGGAGCCGTACGCTGAACATATGCTTGAGGTGATGACCAGCCTTGAAGACTGGAAAAACCTGTCGCAAGACAACAACTATGTTCCGCGTCCAGAATCGCGCCCAGTAACCAAGTTCGAAATGCGTGGCCAGCGTTTAGGCCACGGCGTATGGGATCTGATGTTTGAGAGGAAGCAATAA
- the glsB gene encoding glutaminase B, with protein MVTELDNRLLEDILEQVRPLIGRGKVADYIPALAEVNPDNLGIAVCTTSGETFSAGDANERFSIQSISKVLSLTLALTRYQESEIWQRVGKEPSGQPFNSLVQLELEQGKPRNPFINPGALVVCDLLQTRLAAPKQRMLEVVRQLAGQPDLNYDRHVARSEFDNSDRNAAIAYLMKSFGNFENDVITVLHTYFHYCALRMSCVELARTFAYLANKGQPLDSDEPLIDARQARQINALMVTSGMYDGAGEFAYRVGMPGKSGVGGGIIAIVPGEMCIAVWSPELDAAGNSLAGTAALEKLAQRIGRSIF; from the coding sequence TTGGTAACCGAATTAGATAACCGTTTACTGGAAGATATTCTTGAGCAAGTCCGCCCGCTGATTGGTCGCGGCAAAGTGGCGGATTACATTCCGGCGCTGGCTGAAGTCAATCCTGACAATCTCGGTATTGCGGTCTGTACCACGTCTGGGGAGACGTTCAGCGCTGGCGACGCCAACGAGCGTTTTTCCATTCAGTCGATTTCCAAAGTATTAAGCCTGACGCTGGCGCTGACGCGCTATCAGGAGAGTGAAATCTGGCAGCGCGTCGGCAAAGAGCCGTCGGGCCAGCCGTTTAACTCCTTAGTTCAGCTTGAGCTGGAGCAGGGCAAGCCGCGCAATCCCTTTATCAATCCCGGCGCGCTGGTGGTGTGCGATTTACTGCAAACTCGCCTCGCCGCTCCTAAGCAACGCATGCTCGAAGTGGTCCGTCAATTGGCCGGACAGCCAGATCTCAACTACGATCGACACGTGGCGCGTTCGGAATTTGATAATTCCGACCGTAACGCAGCCATTGCCTATTTAATGAAATCTTTCGGTAATTTCGAAAACGACGTCATTACCGTGCTTCACACCTATTTTCATTATTGTGCGCTGCGCATGAGCTGTGTCGAACTGGCACGAACCTTTGCTTATTTGGCGAATAAGGGCCAGCCGCTCGACAGCGACGAGCCGCTGATTGACGCGCGACAGGCCAGACAAATCAATGCGTTAATGGTGACGAGCGGCATGTACGACGGCGCGGGGGAGTTTGCCTATCGCGTGGGGATGCCTGGCAAGTCTGGCGTCGGCGGCGGTATCATCGCCATCGTCCCAGGGGAGATGTGCATTGCAGTTTGGTCACCCGAACTTGATGCCGCAGGGAACTCTTTGGCCGGAACCGCTGCCTTAGAGAAACTGGCGCAACGAATTGGCCGTTCGATTTTTTAA
- a CDS encoding oxidative damage protection protein, whose product MSRTIFCTFLKRDAEGQDFQLYPGELGKRIFNEISKEAWSQWMSKQTMLINEKKLSMMNPDDRKLLEQEMVNFLFEGQDVHIEGYTPPSK is encoded by the coding sequence ATGAGCAGAACGATTTTTTGTACCTTTCTAAAACGTGATGCGGAAGGTCAGGACTTCCAGCTTTATCCGGGCGAACTGGGTAAACGCATTTTCAATGAGATTTCTAAAGAAGCCTGGTCACAGTGGATGAGCAAACAAACCATGCTAATTAATGAGAAAAAACTCAGCATGATGAATCCCGATGACCGCAAATTGCTGGAACAGGAAATGGTGAATTTCCTGTTTGAAGGGCAGGACGTGCATATCGAAGGCTATACGCCGCCGTCAAAATAA
- the mltC gene encoding membrane-bound lytic murein transglycosylase MltC, with the protein MKKILALLVIAPLLISCSSKKDQFNEAYVKDTNGFDILMGQFAHNIENIWGLNEVLIAGPKDYVKYSDQYYTRSHINFDAGTITIETIAGTNPTANLRQAIISTLLVGDDPGNVDLYSDANDIQISKEPMLYGQVLDNTGQPIRWQGRASNFADYLVQNKLQRRQSGLHIIYSVTIQMVPNHLNKRAHKYLPMVREASAKYGVDQSLILAIMQTESAFNPYAVSHADALGLMQVVQHTAGVDVFKSEGKWGKPSRSYLFDPQNNINTGTAYLAMLQNVYLGNITNPTSKRYAVITAYNGGAGSVLRVFSSDKNRAFSIINSMEPGDVYTTLTTKHPSGESRRYLYKVNTTQKSYRRVD; encoded by the coding sequence ATGAAGAAAATTTTAGCGCTGTTGGTCATCGCCCCGCTCCTGATCTCCTGCTCGAGCAAAAAAGACCAGTTCAATGAAGCTTACGTCAAGGATACCAATGGCTTCGATATTTTGATGGGCCAATTTGCTCACAATATCGAGAATATCTGGGGGCTGAATGAAGTCCTTATCGCCGGTCCTAAAGACTACGTAAAATACAGCGATCAATATTACACCCGTAGCCACATCAACTTTGATGCGGGTACCATCACTATTGAAACCATTGCCGGAACTAACCCGACCGCTAACCTTCGTCAGGCGATTATCAGCACCTTGCTGGTAGGCGATGATCCGGGCAATGTAGACCTCTATTCCGACGCCAACGATATTCAGATCAGTAAAGAGCCGATGCTTTACGGTCAGGTTTTGGACAACACCGGGCAGCCAATCCGCTGGCAGGGTCGGGCGTCTAATTTTGCCGATTATCTGGTACAGAACAAGCTGCAGCGCCGCCAGTCGGGGCTACACATCATCTATTCCGTTACTATTCAGATGGTGCCAAACCACCTGAACAAACGTGCACATAAATACCTGCCAATGGTGCGAGAAGCCTCCGCCAAGTACGGCGTAGACCAGTCGCTGATCCTCGCCATTATGCAAACTGAATCCGCATTCAACCCATATGCCGTGAGTCATGCTGATGCACTGGGCTTAATGCAGGTTGTTCAGCACACTGCGGGCGTTGACGTGTTCAAATCAGAGGGCAAATGGGGCAAGCCAAGTCGCAGCTATCTGTTTGATCCACAAAACAACATCAACACCGGTACTGCCTATCTGGCGATGCTGCAAAACGTCTACTTGGGTAATATCACCAACCCAACCTCCAAACGTTATGCTGTGATCACCGCCTACAACGGCGGCGCGGGCAGCGTGTTGCGCGTCTTCTCCAGCGATAAAAACCGTGCGTTTAGCATCATCAACAGCATGGAGCCGGGTGACGTTTACACCACGCTGACCACCAAACACCCATCAGGCGAGTCACGCCGCTATCTGTATAAGGTTAATACCACGCAGAAGAGCTATCGCCGGGTGGATTAG
- the mutY gene encoding A/G-specific adenine glycosylase: MKQAQNQFAPAVLEWYQRFGRKTLPWQLEKTPYKVWLSEVMLQQTQVATVIPYFERFMARFPTVSDLAAAPQDEVLHLWTGLGYYARARNLHKAAQTIASEHGGVFPTDFEAVNALPGIGRSTAGAVLSLSLGQHHPILDGNVKRVLSRCYAIEGWPGEKKVENRLWAIAEEVTPAKGVEQFNQAMMDLGAMVCTRSKPKCELCPLNTQCESYAHNSWAKYPGKKPKKTLPEKTAFMLMIQHKDNVWLEQRPPVGLWGGLFCFPQFASEEELESGLHKYGVTLNQLQQQVAFRHTFSHFHLDIVPMWLNLRSVPGCMDEGAGLWYNLAQPQSVGLAAPVERLLTQLAKESPNSMIDKESA; this comes from the coding sequence ATGAAGCAAGCGCAGAACCAGTTCGCGCCAGCGGTACTCGAATGGTACCAGCGCTTTGGCCGCAAAACATTACCGTGGCAGCTCGAAAAAACGCCTTACAAAGTATGGCTCTCCGAGGTGATGTTGCAACAAACACAGGTTGCGACGGTGATCCCCTATTTTGAACGCTTTATGGCGCGTTTCCCGACCGTCAGCGATCTCGCCGCCGCGCCACAGGATGAAGTTCTGCATTTGTGGACCGGGCTGGGCTATTACGCCCGCGCCCGCAACTTGCATAAAGCCGCTCAGACCATCGCCAGCGAGCACGGTGGCGTGTTCCCCACCGATTTTGAGGCAGTTAACGCGCTGCCGGGAATCGGCCGTTCGACTGCCGGAGCCGTGCTGTCTCTCTCACTGGGCCAGCACCACCCGATTCTCGACGGCAACGTCAAACGCGTGCTGTCGCGCTGTTACGCCATCGAAGGCTGGCCGGGTGAGAAAAAGGTCGAAAACCGTTTATGGGCCATCGCCGAAGAGGTCACGCCAGCCAAGGGTGTTGAGCAATTTAACCAAGCGATGATGGATTTGGGGGCTATGGTTTGCACGCGTTCCAAACCAAAATGCGAGCTGTGCCCGCTAAATACCCAGTGTGAGTCATACGCACACAACAGCTGGGCGAAATATCCCGGCAAAAAACCGAAAAAGACCCTGCCAGAGAAAACGGCCTTTATGTTGATGATTCAACATAAAGACAATGTGTGGCTGGAGCAGCGCCCGCCGGTTGGCCTGTGGGGCGGTTTGTTCTGTTTCCCACAATTTGCCAGTGAAGAAGAGCTGGAAAGTGGCCTGCATAAATACGGTGTTACCCTTAATCAGTTGCAGCAGCAGGTGGCTTTTCGTCACACTTTCAGCCATTTCCATCTGGATATCGTTCCAATGTGGCTAAATCTGCGCTCAGTGCCGGGTTGCATGGATGAAGGTGCGGGTCTCTGGTATAACTTAGCGCAACCACAATCCGTTGGGCTCGCCGCGCCGGTAGAGCGTTTGTTAACGCAGTTGGCGAAAGAGTCGCCCAACAGCATGATCGATAAGGAATCAGCATGA
- a CDS encoding YggL family protein — MATNRSRRLRKKLHIAEFQELGFSVKWRFAEGTPVETIDEQLDAFIEGVIEPNKLAFDGSGYLQWEGLICLQEIGHCTDEHRAQVKKWLEDHKMEDVEVSDLFDIWWD; from the coding sequence ATGGCCACGAATCGTAGTCGTCGTTTACGTAAAAAGTTACACATTGCCGAGTTCCAGGAACTGGGCTTCTCAGTAAAATGGCGTTTCGCGGAAGGCACCCCGGTTGAAACTATCGATGAGCAGCTTGATGCGTTCATCGAAGGCGTTATCGAGCCAAACAAGCTGGCGTTTGACGGCAGCGGCTACCTGCAGTGGGAAGGTTTGATCTGCCTGCAGGAAATCGGTCACTGCACCGACGAGCACCGCGCACAGGTTAAAAAATGGTTGGAAGACCATAAAATGGAAGATGTAGAAGTTTCCGACCTGTTCGATATCTGGTGGGATTGA
- the hemW gene encoding radical SAM family heme chaperone HemW — protein MRKLPPLSLYIHIPWCVQKCPYCDFNSHALKGEVPHDDYVAHLLADLDADLHLTAGREVKTIFIGGGTPSLLSAQAMQNLLDGVRARLPLAADAEITMEANPGTVEADRFSGYQRAGVNRISIGVQSFSAQKLERLGRIHGPDEAKRAAHLATGLGLRSFNLDLMHGLPDQTLEEALDDLRQAIALNPPHLSWYQLTIEPNTMFASRPPKLPDDDALWDIFEQGDQLLTAAGYQQYETSAYAKPGYQCQHNLNYWRFGDYLGIGCGAHGKLTQPDGQILRTVKTKHPRGYMQGRYMDKQHQVETAELPFEFFMNRFRLLEAAPREEFAIYTGLDESTIRPQLDEAIAKNYLLETDSHWQITEHGKLFLNSLLELFLDE, from the coding sequence ATGCGTAAGTTACCGCCGCTAAGTCTTTACATCCATATCCCGTGGTGCGTGCAGAAATGTCCGTACTGCGATTTCAATTCACACGCGCTGAAAGGCGAAGTGCCGCACGACGATTATGTGGCGCACTTGCTGGCAGATCTGGATGCTGACCTGCATCTGACCGCGGGCCGCGAGGTGAAGACCATTTTTATCGGCGGCGGAACCCCAAGTTTGCTCAGCGCGCAAGCGATGCAAAACCTGCTCGACGGCGTGCGCGCGCGCCTGCCGTTGGCGGCTGATGCTGAGATCACCATGGAAGCCAACCCCGGCACGGTGGAAGCAGACCGCTTCAGCGGCTACCAGCGCGCCGGCGTCAATCGCATCTCAATTGGTGTGCAAAGCTTTAGTGCGCAAAAGCTGGAGCGTCTGGGGCGCATTCACGGCCCTGATGAGGCTAAACGCGCCGCGCATCTGGCAACCGGCCTCGGGCTGCGCAGCTTCAACCTCGACTTAATGCACGGTTTGCCCGATCAGACGCTGGAAGAGGCGCTGGACGATTTGCGACAGGCGATTGCTCTCAATCCGCCGCACCTCTCTTGGTATCAGCTCACCATCGAGCCTAATACCATGTTCGCTTCGCGCCCGCCAAAGCTCCCAGACGACGACGCGCTGTGGGATATCTTCGAGCAGGGCGACCAGCTGCTGACCGCCGCGGGCTACCAGCAGTATGAAACCTCGGCCTACGCCAAGCCAGGTTATCAGTGCCAGCACAACCTCAACTACTGGCGTTTTGGCGACTACCTCGGCATTGGCTGTGGCGCGCATGGCAAGCTCACTCAACCCGACGGGCAGATTTTGCGTACCGTGAAAACCAAGCATCCACGGGGTTATATGCAAGGGCGCTACATGGATAAACAGCATCAGGTGGAAACCGCCGAGCTGCCGTTTGAGTTCTTTATGAACCGTTTTCGCCTGCTGGAAGCCGCGCCGCGCGAGGAGTTTGCAATTTATACCGGTTTGGACGAATCCACCATTCGCCCGCAGTTGGATGAGGCTATCGCCAAGAATTATCTGCTCGAAACGGATTCACACTGGCAAATCACCGAGCACGGCAAGCTGTTCCTCAACTCCTTGCTGGAACTGTTTTTGGATGAATAG
- a CDS encoding DUF2884 domain-containing protein, translating into MEFKTGLKMSIAGLLAMTAWSAQADYQCSVNPQDDVVIKPQTVQVVGASGNLLITPNGDVTLNGKQPTLSAKQRQEAIDYQAALRRDLPWIDQGATAHLEKGRVAMDKVIVEKLGSDSNVRNRLTTLNTQLKQQMNRIIEHRSDGLTYHYKAVDQVKEDGRRILEQSMGGVMQDSLNEMGVKQATSGGNPLQAVMGNLGGLQQAVQNEWSKQEQDFKNFGDDVCKRVTSLDTQHKTLMASLK; encoded by the coding sequence ATGGAATTTAAGACCGGATTGAAAATGAGCATCGCAGGGCTGTTGGCGATGACCGCATGGAGTGCGCAGGCGGACTACCAGTGTAGCGTTAATCCGCAAGATGACGTGGTGATTAAGCCGCAAACCGTGCAGGTGGTGGGCGCCAGCGGCAACTTGCTGATCACCCCGAACGGTGATGTCACGCTAAATGGCAAACAGCCGACGCTGAGCGCCAAACAGCGCCAAGAAGCGATTGATTATCAGGCCGCGCTGCGCCGCGACCTGCCGTGGATTGACCAAGGTGCCACCGCGCATCTGGAAAAAGGCCGCGTGGCGATGGATAAAGTCATCGTCGAGAAGCTGGGCAGTGACAGCAACGTGCGCAATCGCCTGACCACTCTCAACACTCAGCTTAAGCAGCAGATGAACCGCATCATCGAGCACCGCAGCGATGGCCTGACTTACCACTATAAAGCCGTGGATCAGGTGAAAGAGGATGGGCGTCGTATTCTCGAGCAGAGCATGGGCGGCGTCATGCAGGACAGCCTGAACGAAATGGGCGTCAAGCAGGCAACCAGCGGCGGCAACCCACTGCAAGCCGTGATGGGCAATCTGGGCGGCTTACAGCAGGCTGTGCAGAATGAGTGGAGCAAACAGGAGCAGGACTTCAAAAACTTCGGTGATGACGTCTGTAAACGCGTAACCTCACTCGATACCCAGCACAAGACGTTAATGGCGAGTTTGAAGTAA
- a CDS encoding FMN-binding glutamate synthase family protein, whose product MKVSLFSRYTCFTLCLLITLVSLFYLSRIEGMWIVTLIFAALSLLGCWDVVQKRHSICRNYPVIGRIRFLIEFIRPELRQYLLEEDNEEIPFSRTQRTLVYRRAKNEMGEKPFGTLLDVYQTGYECIGHSMQPVPVSDPESFRVEIGGPDCQQPYSASVFNISAMSFGALSANAIRALNKGAAMGNFYHDTGEGSISRYHREHGGDLVWELGSGYFGCRTENGEFDPVQFARQAKSSQVKMIEIKLSQGAKPGHGGILPGKKVDAEIAATRGVPQGVDCISPASHSAFSNPREMMHFIAKLRELSGGKPVGFKLCIGHPWEFVAIAKAMLETKILPDFIVVDGKEGGTGAAPLELSNYMGMPLREGLLFVHNTLTGCNLRNKIKIGASGKMISAFDIASVMALGADWVNSARGFMFAVGCIQSQSCHTNRCPTGVATQDSLRQKALVVPDKAERVYHFHQNTVKALAEMLAAAGVSRPEQLTSHHMLRRITSTEIKVYADIYYYLEPGALLKDKIESDFYSRMWRMATPSSFDAQLIALAS is encoded by the coding sequence ATGAAAGTCTCTCTATTCAGCCGCTACACCTGCTTTACGCTGTGCCTGCTTATCACCCTCGTCAGCCTGTTTTACCTCTCACGCATTGAAGGCATGTGGATAGTCACCCTGATCTTCGCCGCGCTGAGCCTGCTTGGCTGCTGGGACGTGGTGCAGAAGCGCCACTCGATTTGCCGTAACTATCCGGTGATTGGCCGCATACGCTTTTTGATTGAATTTATTCGCCCCGAGCTGCGCCAGTATTTATTGGAAGAAGATAACGAAGAGATCCCGTTCTCACGTACCCAGCGCACGCTTGTCTATCGCCGCGCCAAAAACGAGATGGGCGAGAAGCCTTTTGGCACCTTGCTGGACGTCTATCAAACCGGCTATGAGTGCATCGGCCACTCAATGCAGCCCGTGCCGGTGTCGGACCCGGAAAGCTTCCGCGTCGAGATTGGCGGACCGGACTGCCAGCAGCCCTACTCCGCCTCAGTATTTAATATCTCCGCCATGAGCTTCGGCGCGCTCTCCGCTAACGCCATTCGCGCCCTGAACAAAGGCGCAGCAATGGGCAATTTCTACCACGATACCGGCGAAGGCAGCATCAGCCGCTACCACCGCGAACACGGCGGCGACCTAGTGTGGGAACTGGGCAGCGGCTATTTCGGCTGCCGCACGGAGAACGGCGAGTTTGACCCGGTGCAGTTTGCCCGTCAGGCAAAAAGCTCTCAGGTCAAAATGATCGAGATAAAACTGAGTCAGGGGGCTAAACCCGGCCACGGCGGGATCCTGCCGGGCAAGAAAGTGGATGCCGAAATCGCCGCAACGCGCGGCGTGCCGCAGGGCGTAGATTGCATCTCTCCGGCTTCTCACAGCGCGTTTAGCAATCCGCGCGAGATGATGCATTTCATCGCCAAGCTGCGCGAGCTCTCCGGCGGCAAACCTGTCGGCTTCAAGCTGTGCATCGGCCATCCGTGGGAGTTCGTGGCTATCGCCAAAGCCATGCTGGAAACCAAGATCCTGCCGGACTTTATCGTGGTTGATGGTAAAGAAGGCGGCACAGGCGCAGCACCGCTCGAGCTGTCGAACTACATGGGGATGCCGCTGCGCGAGGGGCTGCTGTTTGTACACAACACCCTGACCGGCTGTAACCTGCGCAATAAAATCAAGATTGGTGCCAGCGGCAAGATGATCAGCGCCTTTGATATCGCCAGCGTCATGGCGCTGGGCGCGGACTGGGTGAACTCGGCGCGCGGCTTTATGTTTGCCGTCGGCTGCATTCAATCGCAGAGTTGCCACACCAACCGCTGCCCGACCGGCGTCGCCACTCAAGATAGTCTGCGGCAGAAAGCCTTAGTCGTGCCGGACAAGGCCGAGCGGGTTTACCATTTCCACCAAAATACCGTCAAAGCATTGGCCGAGATGCTGGCCGCAGCGGGCGTCAGCCGCCCAGAGCAGCTTACGTCACACCATATGCTGCGCCGCATCACGTCAACGGAAATCAAGGTCTACGCGGATATCTACTACTATCTGGAACCCGGCGCACTGCTGAAAGATAAGATAGAAAGCGACTTCTATAGCCGCATGTGGCGGATGGCAACGCCATCAAGTTTTGATGCTCAGCTGATCGCGCTGGCGAGTTAA